The proteins below are encoded in one region of Pelotomaculum schinkii:
- a CDS encoding helix-turn-helix domain-containing protein: MELSARIKEERNKLNLSQDALAHKLHVSRQAISKWERGQSYPDLEKLIEFSDIFGITLDELVKGDKKLERKLVNDGGNLMRGRSIFGYVLIAVGILTGFWGGSMYPVGLMNEDFMSFLIGASLLITLGIPLVKDIPKWIVLGSLYLTLLLSVVYMISLKMGLWVTLIGIVMLLGLGWWLTTKITDKC, from the coding sequence ATGGAATTATCAGCCCGGATAAAAGAGGAAAGAAATAAATTAAATCTATCCCAGGATGCGCTGGCTCACAAGCTTCATGTCAGTCGTCAAGCCATATCAAAATGGGAGAGAGGACAGAGCTATCCTGATTTGGAGAAACTGATTGAGTTTAGTGATATTTTCGGAATTACACTGGATGAACTGGTAAAAGGGGATAAAAAGCTGGAAAGGAAACTGGTCAATGATGGAGGAAATCTGATGAGAGGAAGATCTATTTTTGGATATGTACTAATTGCGGTCGGAATCCTGACAGGTTTCTGGGGCGGGAGTATGTATCCCGTCGGTCTCATGAATGAGGATTTTATGTCGTTTCTAATCGGTGCTTCTCTTCTGATTACGCTGGGAATCCCGCTCGTAAAGGATATCCCAAAGTGGATCGTCCTCGGGTCTCTTTATCTGACGCTTCTACTGTCCGTTGTATATATGATAAGCCTGAAGATGGGTTTATGGGTAACGCTCATTGGAATTGTAATGCTACTCGGCTTAGGGTGGTGGCTTACTACGAAAATAACAGATAAATGTTAA
- a CDS encoding acetylglutamate kinase — MVYYNQDFYHTPIVFTKAQVDVRNYMRMLWEQHDVWTWSTITSLVFGLPNVDSVVARLLRNPVDFEHALQPYYGERIAAKFRDLFKEHLVIAADLVKAAKAGDNKAAAEAERKWYANADAIAVFLGNINPYWSQEHWRRMMYRHLALVKAEAVNMLTGQYEASIAAYDENEIHTLGMADVMAEGIIKQFHIY, encoded by the coding sequence ATGGTGTATTACAATCAGGACTTTTATCATACACCCATCGTGTTTACTAAAGCACAAGTGGATGTAAGGAATTATATGCGTATGCTATGGGAACAGCATGATGTTTGGACATGGTCAACCATAACAAGCCTGGTATTTGGTTTGCCGAATGTAGACTCCGTTGTCGCTAGATTACTTCGTAATCCCGTAGATTTTGAGCATGCGCTGCAGCCTTACTACGGAGAAAGAATTGCTGCGAAATTTCGGGATTTGTTCAAGGAGCATCTTGTTATAGCTGCAGATCTTGTCAAAGCAGCAAAAGCCGGAGATAATAAGGCAGCAGCAGAAGCAGAAAGGAAATGGTATGCTAATGCTGATGCAATCGCTGTTTTCTTAGGAAATATCAATCCTTATTGGTCTCAGGAGCATTGGAGAAGGATGATGTACCGCCACCTAGCATTAGTTAAAGCAGAAGCAGTTAACATGCTTACCGGACAGTATGAGGCAAGCATCGCAGCGTATGATGAAAATGAGATACACACTTTAGGAATGGCTGACGTAATGGCTGAGGGAATAATTAAGCAGTTCCATATATATTAA
- a CDS encoding cytochrome b5 domain-containing protein produces MKNQIVIIVISFICLSILAVCLFYKNGPSPTTQQSQADRTSQVNAQVFTLQELSKFDGQNGNPAYIAVNGIVYDVTKVRQWKNGNHQGCSAGKDLTADFPHKASILAKVPIVGKLSGN; encoded by the coding sequence ATGAAAAATCAAATCGTAATAATTGTAATTAGTTTCATTTGTCTAAGTATTCTAGCCGTATGCTTGTTTTATAAGAATGGTCCGTCACCGACTACGCAACAAAGTCAAGCAGACAGGACATCTCAGGTGAATGCCCAGGTCTTTACGCTTCAGGAATTAAGCAAATTTGACGGACAAAACGGGAATCCTGCCTATATCGCAGTTAATGGAATTGTGTATGATGTTACAAAAGTGCGACAGTGGAAAAACGGAAATCATCAAGGCTGTAGCGCCGGTAAAGATCTGACTGCAGACTTTCCTCATAAAGCCTCAATACTGGCCAAAGTTCCAATTGTGGGGAAACTTTCAGGAAATTAA
- a CDS encoding TIGR03915 family putative DNA repair protein: MLDRSNMIYLYDGSFNGLLCCVFESYDKREMPAEILTPDIPQAILFPVKEIMTDPQKANRVLASIPKKMGHAALDFLRHAFLTCLPQKELHILRFMRMGYCHGPSVMAILANDAMHILFKAVKHLKNESHLLKGFLRFSVFHNVLVGEIEPKNYVLPLLRQHFCQRYPEESFFIFDKTHGMALAYHPYQSAIIAVEDLVLPEPDKKEQSFRELWRLFYETIEVKGRHNPQCRMSHMPKRYWKYMTEFNRPQESLPMSAYPGGKKLLDGGSDFIKMHPPLY; encoded by the coding sequence ATGCTTGACCGGTCAAATATGATTTATCTTTACGACGGCAGCTTCAATGGGTTGCTGTGCTGTGTCTTTGAGAGTTATGACAAGAGAGAAATGCCGGCGGAGATTTTAACACCGGACATACCGCAAGCCATACTCTTTCCGGTTAAAGAAATTATGACCGATCCGCAGAAAGCAAACCGGGTGCTGGCCTCTATTCCGAAAAAAATGGGGCATGCGGCCCTGGATTTCCTGCGGCATGCCTTTTTAACCTGTCTTCCTCAAAAGGAACTGCATATCCTGCGGTTTATGCGCATGGGCTACTGTCACGGCCCCTCCGTGATGGCTATCCTGGCCAATGACGCAATGCATATACTCTTTAAAGCCGTAAAGCATTTGAAAAACGAAAGCCACCTGCTGAAAGGGTTCCTGCGCTTTTCTGTTTTTCACAACGTCCTCGTAGGCGAAATAGAGCCTAAAAACTATGTACTTCCTTTGCTGAGGCAGCATTTCTGCCAACGCTATCCGGAGGAAAGCTTTTTTATTTTTGACAAAACCCATGGTATGGCGCTGGCGTACCACCCTTACCAGTCCGCAATCATTGCTGTTGAAGATCTGGTACTGCCCGAACCTGATAAAAAGGAACAATCTTTCCGCGAGCTGTGGCGGCTCTTCTACGAGACGATTGAGGTGAAGGGGCGGCACAACCCCCAGTGCCGTATGAGTCATATGCCAAAGCGCTACTGGAAATACATGACTGAATTTAACCGCCCGCAGGAATCCCTGCCAATGTCGGCATATCCCGGCGGTAAAAAACTTCTTGACGGCGGCTCCGACTTTATTAAAATGCACCCCCCACTATATTGA
- a CDS encoding type II toxin-antitoxin system Phd/YefM family antitoxin, whose protein sequence is MNINTNSLVSITEANQNFSKVARLVDENGVAIILKNNVPRYIITEFSQYQAEQVTDNEDVKSVASRLIAKHRAAFEKLAK, encoded by the coding sequence ATGAATATTAACACAAATAGCCTGGTATCCATTACCGAGGCCAACCAGAATTTCTCCAAGGTGGCCCGCCTGGTTGATGAGAATGGTGTCGCAATCATTTTGAAAAACAATGTACCGCGGTACATTATTACCGAATTCAGCCAATATCAGGCGGAACAGGTGACGGATAACGAAGATGTGAAAAGCGTTGCTAGTCGCCTGATTGCCAAGCACCGTGCCGCATTCGAGAAACTTGCCAAATGA
- a CDS encoding type II toxin-antitoxin system death-on-curing family toxin, whose product MKRLSVPQIVLMHSTLIKETGGMDGIRDESLLDSAVNAPFQTYGGEYLYKSLEAKAARLGYFLIKNHPFVDGNKRIGMLAMMVFLELNGTGLACTDQDIVETGLRIAAGEMDDKELLEWILRHN is encoded by the coding sequence ATGAAACGGCTGAGTGTCCCGCAGATTGTGCTGATGCACAGCACATTGATTAAAGAAACCGGAGGCATGGACGGGATTCGTGATGAGAGCCTGCTGGATTCGGCGGTCAACGCCCCCTTTCAGACCTATGGCGGAGAATATCTGTATAAATCGCTGGAGGCGAAAGCGGCGCGGTTGGGTTATTTCCTCATTAAAAACCATCCCTTTGTTGACGGTAATAAAAGAATCGGGATGCTGGCTATGATGGTTTTTCTTGAACTGAACGGTACCGGCCTTGCCTGTACGGATCAAGATATCGTTGAAACAGGCTTAAGGATTGCCGCCGGTGAGATGGATGATAAAGAGCTTTTGGAGTGGATTCTAAGACATAATTAA